The following are encoded together in the Candidatus Methylomirabilis oxygeniifera genome:
- a CDS encoding protein of unknown function (Evidence 5 : No homology to any previously reported sequences) — MLTRVFCRRSSRRRSAGPIIAADHAILRDLVNATVGSEELAAELYPHTVCDAWLGYGLRMIRKRWSGQ, encoded by the coding sequence ATGCTGACCCGCGTGTTCTGTAGGCGATCGAGCCGGCGAAGGAGCGCTGGGCCGATTATCGCCGCGGATCATGCTATCCTGCGCGATCTGGTCAACGCCACTGTCGGGTCTGAAGAATTGGCCGCCGAGCTGTATCCCCACACGGTCTGCGACGCATGGCTAGGGTATGGGCTGCGCATGATACGCAAGCGATGGTCGGGCCAGTAG
- a CDS encoding membrane protein of unknown function (Evidence 5 : No homology to any previously reported sequences) — MYQQGNVRLVPWSDRLLSWTLTLLLLFTPLAFGTVEVWSIAVAELLVLFMGAIWFAQMIRDGRIQIDRTPFTVLILSFLALMLFQMLPLPMNTIKLLSPAAYSVYSAAASALNLQAEWRTVSLDPIATREELLRILTYAVLFWILLNRFREREQVERVIVTIIGVGFFLAVFAIIHKYSSNGKLYWIRETAQGGEPFGPYVNRNHFAGYMEIALPLTIGYILAQSPLRAARLAMRERLLLWTSQSTSKSILLLFAAIFMGAALILTGSRGGLVSFAGSMVFFVMMAIMKRTARSQAVRLALACCGLTLIAAIWIGGNSAFLSLERLEKTLQEPSTEERAVLWRDTWRMASDYARLGSGFNTFEGVFPAYKTSTAQMIFQYAHNDYLQLLAEGGIVAFGLVMWLIVVWYRKVTARWFTRHDPFAAYLTLAGMTAVCAMLIHSLTDFNLHIPANAIAMVTVLSITLNTALVAASGQSVTHQSAHDSDSPIHHPLFPSAGRSPGAADVRGENGTKDHANNGSHAYLHADTHGQADVHERIDKTESGGMREDRINGIIARLAQPEPLPDLSALCPDRRELIGILLEIRRGLRSSYYVELRATAERQHLDVRHLVQKAETLLVSIHLASRTDYYAILEVDQNASAETVHEKWLEKMRVYHPDNYEDPTGWIAEQSWRLNEAYAVLKDPEKRREYDTRRKARMKGGLRAAGATDLIAPDHRLDAVSAVHLRQKLIPAIIIAAIAIASLIVTLLLWSL, encoded by the coding sequence TGCTGGTCCTCTTCATGGGAGCCATCTGGTTTGCCCAGATGATCCGGGACGGACGAATCCAGATCGACCGGACACCGTTTACCGTCCTGATCCTCTCCTTCCTGGCGCTGATGCTCTTTCAGATGCTTCCGCTGCCCATGAACACGATCAAGCTGCTTTCACCTGCGGCGTACTCAGTCTACAGCGCTGCGGCGTCGGCCCTCAACCTCCAGGCAGAGTGGCGAACTGTCTCGCTCGATCCTATTGCCACCCGCGAGGAGCTGCTGAGGATTCTGACCTATGCCGTGCTGTTCTGGATCTTGCTCAACCGCTTTCGAGAGCGGGAGCAGGTCGAGAGGGTGATCGTCACCATCATCGGCGTCGGATTTTTCCTGGCGGTATTCGCGATCATTCACAAGTATTCGTCTAACGGCAAACTCTACTGGATCCGCGAAACTGCACAAGGCGGTGAACCGTTCGGTCCCTATGTCAACCGCAATCACTTCGCCGGCTATATGGAGATCGCCCTCCCATTGACCATCGGCTACATTCTGGCTCAGTCGCCGTTGCGCGCCGCTCGACTTGCCATGAGGGAACGTCTTCTCTTGTGGACATCCCAATCTACCAGCAAGTCGATACTCCTGCTGTTCGCCGCAATCTTTATGGGCGCGGCGCTGATCCTAACCGGTTCGCGCGGCGGTCTCGTCAGTTTCGCAGGCTCTATGGTTTTTTTCGTCATGATGGCGATCATGAAACGGACCGCGCGTTCGCAGGCGGTACGATTGGCGTTAGCTTGCTGCGGCCTCACCCTGATCGCCGCGATCTGGATCGGTGGAAACAGCGCATTCCTGTCGCTGGAGCGGCTCGAGAAGACGCTCCAGGAGCCGTCCACAGAAGAACGAGCCGTCCTCTGGCGGGATACCTGGCGCATGGCGAGCGATTACGCGCGTCTTGGCTCAGGGTTCAACACCTTCGAGGGGGTGTTCCCGGCATACAAGACATCTACCGCCCAGATGATCTTTCAGTATGCCCACAACGACTACCTGCAACTATTGGCTGAGGGCGGCATCGTGGCCTTCGGTCTTGTGATGTGGCTCATCGTCGTGTGGTATCGTAAGGTGACCGCCAGGTGGTTCACGCGGCACGATCCGTTTGCAGCGTACCTGACGTTAGCCGGGATGACCGCAGTGTGTGCCATGCTCATTCACAGCCTAACCGATTTCAACCTGCACATCCCGGCGAATGCCATCGCTATGGTCACCGTGCTGTCCATCACCCTCAACACAGCGCTTGTCGCCGCGTCAGGACAAAGCGTTACGCATCAGTCGGCGCACGACTCCGACAGTCCCATCCACCACCCCCTTTTCCCTTCTGCCGGGCGCTCTCCAGGCGCAGCGGATGTTCGGGGGGAGAATGGAACGAAGGATCATGCCAATAATGGAAGTCACGCCTATCTACATGCAGATACGCACGGACAGGCAGACGTTCATGAGCGTATCGATAAGACGGAAAGCGGCGGTATGCGTGAGGACAGAATCAACGGAATCATCGCCAGGCTGGCCCAGCCTGAGCCGCTTCCTGATCTTTCCGCCTTGTGTCCCGACCGACGGGAGCTGATCGGCATCCTCCTGGAGATTCGGAGGGGCTTGCGGTCCTCGTATTACGTCGAACTCCGTGCGACGGCTGAGCGCCAACATCTCGATGTTCGTCACCTAGTTCAGAAGGCTGAGACACTGCTCGTGTCGATACACCTCGCGTCACGGACGGACTATTACGCGATTCTTGAGGTGGACCAGAACGCCTCCGCCGAGACGGTTCATGAGAAATGGCTCGAAAAGATGCGGGTGTATCACCCCGATAATTATGAGGACCCGACGGGATGGATTGCCGAGCAGAGCTGGCGTCTTAATGAAGCGTATGCAGTCCTTAAGGATCCGGAGAAGCGACGAGAGTATGACACCAGACGAAAAGCGCGGATGAAAGGCGGACTTAGGGCAGCGGGGGCTACAGATCTCATCGCTCCCGATCACCGTCTCGATGCTGTCTCGGCGGTACACCTTCGCCAGAAATTGATACCGGCTATAATCATCGCAGCGATTGCCATCGCGAGCCTCATCGTCACGTTGCTGCTCTGGTCGTTATGA
- a CDS encoding protein of unknown function (Evidence 5 : No homology to any previously reported sequences), with amino-acid sequence MEATTFLNAADMAQTRTPMEFVAYVEQKSDELSSTVEAKAFARSGAPLAKKFFDELWPLARFVDREYSGRNDVFIRPHLGNENFDAHVTVGNDRIRQDIVLEVTYAKDGYDLSLRMEVGASERLVFLSGPVTVSGRKGSPNRRVKVMPLCEDVDDRVKKYFPLVEERLRAKSGKQYGNKHILVVAVDDYLALAQDSYWPHFRVFVTELLPKLALDFPRIVFVGIAGRFFLSVNR; translated from the coding sequence ATGGAAGCAACAACTTTTTTGAACGCTGCTGATATGGCGCAGACACGTACTCCCATGGAGTTCGTGGCCTACGTGGAGCAAAAGAGCGATGAACTGAGCTCGACTGTGGAGGCAAAAGCTTTTGCGAGATCTGGAGCCCCGCTCGCAAAGAAATTCTTCGATGAGCTGTGGCCGCTTGCCCGGTTCGTCGACCGCGAATACAGCGGGCGTAATGACGTTTTTATTCGACCACATCTCGGCAATGAGAACTTCGACGCCCACGTAACAGTGGGGAACGACCGTATCCGACAGGATATTGTTCTTGAAGTCACCTACGCAAAAGATGGTTACGACTTATCGCTTCGAATGGAAGTGGGGGCGAGTGAAAGACTCGTATTTCTATCTGGCCCTGTGACGGTTTCTGGACGCAAGGGTTCGCCTAACCGCCGTGTCAAGGTCATGCCGCTTTGTGAAGATGTTGATGATCGTGTCAAAAAGTATTTCCCCCTTGTTGAAGAGAGGCTTCGAGCCAAGTCGGGGAAACAATATGGAAACAAACATATACTTGTTGTAGCCGTAGACGACTATCTTGCGCTAGCCCAAGACTCGTATTGGCCGCACTTCAGAGTATTTGTGACTGAACTGCTACCGAAGCTTGCACTAGACTTCCCGCGCATAGTATTCGTTGGCATAGCGGGAAGGTTTTTCCTTTCTGTGAATCGCTAA
- a CDS encoding protein of unknown function (Evidence 5 : No homology to any previously reported sequences) — MAPGPTARPNIRLCGKAELDRGGSAMDSEPEFAVFGKQVWTCYLAVHIPVSWRVVTNGSNNFFERC; from the coding sequence TTGGCGCCTGGACCCACTGCGCGACCCAATATCAGGTTATGCGGCAAGGCGGAACTTGACAGAGGGGGCTCAGCGATGGATAGTGAGCCAGAATTTGCGGTTTTCGGTAAGCAGGTGTGGACGTGCTATCTGGCTGTCCATATACCTGTTAGTTGGAGAGTAGTCACCAATGGAAGCAACAACTTTTTTGAACGCTGCTGA
- a CDS encoding protein of unknown function (Evidence 5 : No homology to any previously reported sequences), with protein sequence MKTVTGRHQPSYFSRVLVRERFTHTALFGYYLADLFEVLVSRKLLIKWMGGVRPAHRASCSRGWRAC encoded by the coding sequence GTGAAGACGGTGACCGGCCGGCATCAACCGAGCTACTTCTCGCGAGTGTTGGTTCGTGAGCGGTTCACGCACACGGCGTTATTCGGCTACTATCTGGCCGACCTCTTCGAGGTGCTCGTCTCTCGGAAGTTGCTCATCAAATGGATGGGCGGAGTCCGGCCGGCGCACAGGGCATCCTGCTCACGTGGCTGGCGGGCCTGCTGA
- a CDS encoding protein of unknown function (Evidence 5 : No homology to any previously reported sequences), with translation MRRLSAGSAYFGEGGMNRTVYPSGIGDYIIVHELLHFSVPNHGKLWRSLMRAHLGNYEKQEEALSKVAHNVRLERTVLIRKICRNDT, from the coding sequence TTGAGGCGTCTGAGTGCGGGATCCGCCTACTTTGGTGAAGGTGGGATGAACAGAACCGTATACCCCTCTGGGATCGGCGACTACATCATCGTTCACGAACTCCTGCATTTCTCCGTCCCGAATCATGGCAAGCTTTGGAGAAGCCTCATGCGGGCGCATCTGGGGAACTACGAGAAGCAGGAAGAAGCATTAAGCAAGGTAGCGCATAACGTGCGCTTGGAGCGAACCGTATTGATAAGAAAGATTTGCAGAAATGATACTTAA